A DNA window from Acidobacteriota bacterium contains the following coding sequences:
- a CDS encoding DUF3703 domain-containing protein, whose amino-acid sequence MASLRDHIESELKIASEFREQGDRASAFRDLERAHVLGQASTVDHTRIHWKMLKLGLQMRSPREIWGQLIRIVGAATKTPLGIYPKGNTGGANVWFFRTDAGREGPG is encoded by the coding sequence ATGGCATCACTGCGGGATCATATCGAATCCGAGCTAAAGATCGCGAGTGAATTTCGTGAGCAGGGCGATCGTGCGTCGGCATTTCGAGACCTCGAGCGAGCGCATGTGCTCGGCCAGGCCTCGACCGTCGATCACACGCGTATCCACTGGAAGATGTTAAAGCTTGGGCTGCAAATGCGGTCGCCGCGGGAGATCTGGGGACAATTGATCCGCATCGTAGGTGCCGCGACCAAAACTCCGCTCGGCATCTATCCCAAAGGCAACACGGGCGGTGCGAATGTCTGGTTTTTTCGAACCGATGCCGGTCGAGAAGGACCTGGCTGA
- a CDS encoding c-type cytochrome, which yields MKLLFITAAALLFTACSTPSPANRVVPPAVERQTYKSVGIVRSIDIDTDRVTVDHEEIPGYMAAMEMNEMVADHELLGSIKVGDKVEFEIERRGSTVIYTSFRKIGTVAVVNGSEIYKTNCAECHGGSGEGTKKGIPLTSGHALDHSEEGHIKQVTNGEGNKMPAFRDKLTAEQIKEVVRFVREDIQKGLKRNEGHKH from the coding sequence ATGAAGCTGTTATTCATAACCGCCGCCGCTCTTCTTTTCACAGCCTGTTCCACGCCGAGCCCCGCGAACAGAGTGGTCCCGCCGGCAGTCGAAAGACAAACCTACAAGTCCGTCGGCATCGTAAGATCCATCGATATCGACACCGACCGCGTTACCGTAGATCACGAAGAGATTCCGGGCTATATGGCTGCGATGGAGATGAATGAAATGGTTGCCGATCACGAACTGCTCGGCAGCATCAAGGTTGGCGACAAGGTCGAATTCGAGATAGAACGGCGCGGTTCGACGGTCATTTATACGAGTTTCAGAAAGATCGGCACCGTTGCCGTCGTCAACGGCAGCGAGATATACAAAACGAACTGTGCCGAATGCCACGGCGGCAGCGGCGAAGGTACGAAGAAAGGAATTCCGCTGACGAGCGGCCACGCTCTCGACCATTCGGAGGAGGGCCATATCAAGCAGGTAACCAATGGCGAAGGAAACAAGATGCCCGCGTTTCGCGACAAACTAACGGCCGAGCAGATCAAAGAGGTGGTGCGGTTCGTTCGCGAAGATATTCAAAAAGGCCTGAAACGGAACGAAGGTCACAAGCATTGA
- the ychF gene encoding redox-regulated ATPase YchF: protein MLQAGIVGLPNVGKSTLFNALTAQESALAANYPFATIEPNVGMVAVPDERLGVLEKLNKAQKTVPAMVEFLDIAGLVRGASKGEGLGNQFLANIRETHAVIQVVRCFDDDNIVHVEGSVNPIRDIETIQIELALADLNSAEKRRDKANRAVKASGDKTAKLEIEILDKIQPLLEEGRPARAADLTDDQRAMLKTWFFLSTKPTIYAANVDEATLADPDSNPHVQAVKKHAASENADVVVICAKLEAELVALDAEERTEYLKDLGLNSSGVDELIKAAYHMLGLMSFLTAGEKEVRAWTIPIGTKAPQAAGEIHTDIERGFIRAEIVSYDDLVACGSRKAASEKGLARLEGKEYIMQDGDVVDFRFNV, encoded by the coding sequence ATGTTACAAGCTGGAATTGTTGGGCTGCCCAACGTTGGAAAATCGACACTTTTTAATGCTCTGACCGCTCAGGAATCGGCCTTGGCGGCGAATTATCCTTTTGCGACGATCGAACCGAACGTCGGCATGGTCGCGGTGCCTGACGAACGGCTCGGCGTGCTGGAAAAGCTGAATAAGGCTCAAAAGACCGTCCCGGCAATGGTTGAGTTTTTGGATATTGCGGGATTGGTTCGCGGAGCTTCGAAGGGCGAGGGTTTGGGGAATCAGTTTCTCGCGAATATTCGTGAAACTCACGCCGTGATCCAGGTTGTTCGATGTTTTGACGACGACAATATCGTCCATGTCGAAGGCTCGGTAAATCCGATCCGCGATATCGAGACGATCCAGATCGAACTCGCTCTCGCCGACCTGAACTCGGCCGAAAAACGCCGCGACAAGGCCAACCGAGCGGTCAAAGCCTCGGGGGACAAGACGGCAAAGCTCGAGATCGAGATCCTCGACAAGATCCAACCGCTGCTCGAAGAAGGCCGGCCCGCTCGTGCCGCCGACCTGACCGACGACCAGCGTGCGATGCTGAAAACCTGGTTCTTCCTCTCGACGAAGCCGACGATCTATGCCGCCAACGTCGACGAAGCAACGCTCGCTGACCCTGACAGCAATCCGCACGTGCAGGCCGTAAAGAAACACGCCGCCAGCGAAAATGCGGACGTCGTCGTCATCTGTGCCAAGCTCGAAGCCGAACTCGTCGCCCTCGACGCCGAGGAACGCACCGAATACCTAAAAGACCTCGGCCTCAACTCCAGCGGCGTCGACGAACTGATCAAAGCCGCGTACCATATGCTCGGCCTGATGTCGTTCCTGACCGCCGGTGAAAAAGAAGTTCGCGCCTGGACGATCCCTATCGGCACCAAAGCCCCTCAGGCCGCCGGCGAGATCCACACCGACATCGAACGCGGCTTCATCCGCGCCGAGATCGTCTCATACGACGACCTAGTCGCCTGCGGCTCAAGAAAGGCAGCCAGCGAAAAAGGCCTCGCCCGCCTCGAAGGCAAGGAATACATCATGCAGGACGGCGACGTGGTGGATTTTAGGTTTAATGTTTAA
- a CDS encoding glycosyltransferase family 39 protein, which yields MAKKKKIAPKASESTVEAIVEEKAPARAVVTDFVEPVNAALERDKVWLACSGAIIALAAFLRFFMLSLKPLHHDEGVNGFFLTTLFKDGIYKYDPANYHGPTLYYISVVFAKLFGLETVPVRMSMAIFGVLMVVLVLYLKRYIGKVGTLVAALFVALSPGMVFISRYFIHEIFFVFLSLAIVLSVLLFMEKRKAGPGAIAWMSVLLFTALAPVSLNLAKFIGGDNEGALFAFRIAFFVVNAGFVYYIINRLLAWDEGRPLYLVLASASVALFFATKETAFITLGTMAIACFSVWVWKQIKDNEPYRTNWFGIILGIHGVVVAAALFKRDTIADGGKWLSDAFFPANKPAEPFVFYAIIFILVGTVAAWLVFVSDLRKANNTEFAEPVEVSWKAFRQGLGERSEMIITCAAVATAFVYVSVLFFSSFFTYAEGVSRAFEAYAIWTKTGNKDHTQSGYVGYIKWGMKVEAPIMVLSILGSLIALLKGKHKFAIFTAFWAMGLAAAYSIIPYKTPWLALSFLLPMCIAAGYGLGQMFNSGSKNQKYAAIALGIIGSGLLAYQSYQHNFVRYDDEDEPYVYAHTRRGLHDMVSEIERYAAKSGKDLDATIEIVSPDYWPLTWYLHNYKANFHGSLVDASTSEMIVAKKGDQDTAMIQKYSTHYKYAGVYPLRPGVNLVLLVRKDIADAKDQEINKVTEYKPIPGYTN from the coding sequence ATGGCAAAGAAAAAGAAGATAGCACCAAAGGCTTCAGAGTCTACGGTCGAAGCGATAGTTGAAGAAAAAGCTCCGGCAAGAGCGGTCGTAACAGATTTTGTCGAACCCGTAAATGCGGCTCTTGAACGAGATAAAGTCTGGCTCGCCTGCTCAGGCGCGATCATCGCCCTCGCGGCGTTCCTGCGCTTTTTCATGCTCAGCCTCAAGCCTCTTCACCACGACGAAGGCGTCAACGGCTTTTTCCTGACCACGCTTTTTAAGGACGGCATTTACAAATACGACCCGGCGAATTATCATGGGCCAACTTTGTATTACATCTCGGTCGTCTTCGCCAAATTATTTGGCCTCGAAACGGTTCCGGTGCGAATGAGCATGGCGATCTTTGGCGTACTGATGGTCGTGCTGGTTTTGTACCTAAAACGCTATATTGGCAAGGTCGGAACGCTCGTTGCAGCATTATTTGTGGCCCTTTCGCCGGGAATGGTGTTTATCTCAAGGTATTTTATCCACGAGATCTTCTTTGTCTTTTTGAGCCTTGCGATCGTGCTTTCGGTACTGCTTTTCATGGAGAAACGAAAAGCCGGGCCCGGAGCGATCGCGTGGATGTCGGTACTGCTTTTTACTGCCTTAGCTCCGGTTTCGCTTAACCTTGCAAAATTTATTGGCGGCGACAACGAGGGAGCTTTGTTTGCATTCCGCATCGCTTTTTTTGTCGTCAATGCTGGTTTTGTTTACTACATAATCAACAGATTGCTTGCTTGGGACGAAGGCCGCCCACTTTATTTAGTCCTCGCCTCGGCGTCGGTTGCTCTGTTTTTTGCAACAAAGGAAACCGCATTTATCACGCTCGGAACGATGGCCATCGCTTGTTTCAGCGTCTGGGTCTGGAAGCAGATAAAGGACAACGAACCGTACCGGACGAACTGGTTTGGGATCATCCTGGGCATTCACGGAGTCGTAGTGGCGGCGGCACTCTTCAAGCGCGATACGATCGCCGATGGCGGTAAGTGGCTTTCCGATGCGTTTTTTCCGGCCAATAAACCCGCCGAGCCTTTTGTTTTCTACGCGATCATCTTCATTTTAGTCGGAACGGTCGCGGCATGGCTGGTGTTCGTGTCGGATCTTAGAAAGGCAAACAACACTGAATTCGCCGAACCCGTCGAGGTGTCCTGGAAAGCTTTCCGTCAGGGCCTCGGTGAACGGTCTGAGATGATCATCACCTGCGCGGCTGTTGCAACGGCATTTGTTTACGTGAGCGTGTTGTTTTTCTCGTCGTTCTTTACCTATGCGGAAGGCGTTTCCAGAGCTTTCGAGGCTTATGCGATCTGGACCAAAACAGGAAATAAAGACCACACGCAGAGCGGTTACGTCGGATACATAAAATGGGGAATGAAGGTCGAAGCCCCGATCATGGTTCTATCGATCCTCGGCAGCCTGATCGCATTGCTGAAAGGCAAGCATAAGTTTGCCATCTTCACGGCTTTTTGGGCGATGGGCCTCGCGGCCGCGTATTCGATCATCCCGTACAAGACTCCGTGGCTCGCTCTCAGCTTCTTGCTTCCGATGTGCATCGCCGCCGGATACGGGCTCGGGCAGATGTTCAACTCGGGCAGCAAGAATCAGAAATATGCGGCGATCGCTCTCGGCATCATCGGTTCGGGCCTGCTTGCCTATCAATCGTATCAGCATAATTTCGTTCGCTACGACGATGAAGATGAGCCGTACGTATACGCACACACGCGTCGCGGGCTTCATGACATGGTTAGCGAGATCGAGCGTTATGCAGCGAAGAGCGGGAAGGACCTGGACGCAACGATAGAGATCGTTTCGCCCGATTATTGGCCCTTGACCTGGTATTTGCACAATTATAAGGCAAATTTCCACGGTTCTCTCGTCGATGCGAGTACGTCCGAAATGATCGTGGCAAAAAAGGGTGACCAGGACACCGCGATGATCCAGAAATACTCGACTCATTATAAATACGCAGGCGTCTATCCGCTCCGTCCGGGGGTCAACTTGGTACTTCTGGTTAGAAAGGATATCGCCGATGCCAAGGATCAGGAGATAAACAAAGTAACCGAATATAAACCTATTCCGGGCTACACGAACTAG
- a CDS encoding M20/M25/M40 family metallo-hydrolase, with protein sequence MTRRHLSLILVFVMWVAAPAALAQKSAKPAAKPSTPSFGNVDGISAKQLREYLTFIASDELEGRDTPSRGLDIAAMFIAQHLSSWGIKPAGDNGSYFQKIPLRLNKIDTDKTRLEINGQSYTYGKDFLASQIGANIAGAPLVFVGNGWVIKSKNIDPYAGLDIKDKVVVVVNTLPKGITFNDLKGPAGGDWFSPPLYAQTNGAKAVIAFSSFGNLANWEGVKWNQSEKGQVEFGKPQTQITIPTFTVTPRVIGAMFAGEKASGGSLFTRSITGDAMDSFDLKAAKKLNATVAVKTENIHTQNVVGILEGSDPVLKNEYVAIGAHYDHVGMNPFAAGDDKIWNGADDDGSGTVAVLSIAEAFAKGKERPKRSMLFIWHAGEEKGLWGSEYFANNPTVPITSIITELNIDMIGRYQNPGDENHPQNKNLPKQGEVFTIGSRMMSTELGDLSDSVNKTFLNLAFNTKYDDPKDPEQFFYRSDHFNYAKKGIPIIFYMDGSHADYHQPSDSVEKINFESMEKVTKTIMATGWTLANTAKRPTVDKPLPASVLAGN encoded by the coding sequence ATGACAAGACGCCATTTATCACTGATTCTCGTTTTTGTAATGTGGGTGGCTGCCCCTGCTGCGCTCGCACAAAAGTCCGCCAAGCCTGCGGCCAAGCCGTCGACACCGAGCTTTGGCAATGTGGACGGGATCTCCGCGAAGCAGCTTCGCGAATATCTGACGTTCATCGCGTCGGACGAGCTCGAGGGCCGCGATACGCCTTCGCGGGGGCTCGACATCGCCGCGATGTTCATTGCACAGCACCTGTCGAGCTGGGGAATCAAGCCGGCGGGCGACAACGGCAGCTACTTTCAAAAGATCCCGCTGCGGCTGAACAAGATCGACACGGACAAGACGCGGCTTGAGATAAACGGGCAGTCGTACACATACGGCAAGGACTTCCTGGCGAGCCAGATCGGTGCCAATATCGCGGGAGCACCGCTCGTCTTTGTCGGTAACGGCTGGGTCATCAAATCGAAGAACATTGATCCGTACGCTGGGCTCGACATCAAGGACAAGGTCGTCGTCGTGGTCAATACGCTGCCGAAGGGAATTACATTCAATGATCTCAAAGGCCCGGCTGGCGGTGATTGGTTTTCGCCGCCGCTTTACGCTCAGACGAATGGTGCGAAGGCGGTGATCGCGTTCTCGTCGTTCGGTAACCTGGCAAATTGGGAAGGCGTGAAGTGGAACCAGTCCGAGAAAGGGCAGGTCGAATTCGGCAAGCCGCAGACTCAGATCACGATACCGACATTCACCGTGACGCCGCGGGTGATCGGGGCAATGTTCGCCGGGGAAAAGGCGAGTGGCGGCAGCTTGTTCACCAGATCGATCACCGGCGATGCGATGGATTCATTCGACCTCAAGGCCGCGAAGAAGTTGAACGCGACCGTTGCTGTCAAGACCGAGAACATTCACACGCAAAATGTCGTAGGGATACTCGAAGGTTCGGATCCGGTCCTCAAAAATGAATACGTTGCGATCGGAGCACATTACGACCACGTCGGGATGAATCCCTTCGCGGCGGGCGACGACAAGATCTGGAACGGCGCCGACGATGACGGCAGCGGCACGGTCGCCGTACTGTCGATCGCCGAGGCTTTTGCAAAGGGCAAGGAACGGCCGAAGCGTTCGATGTTGTTTATCTGGCACGCCGGCGAGGAAAAAGGACTTTGGGGCAGTGAGTATTTCGCCAATAATCCGACGGTGCCGATCACGTCGATCATCACCGAGTTGAACATCGACATGATCGGACGCTACCAGAATCCGGGCGATGAAAATCATCCGCAGAACAAGAACCTCCCGAAACAGGGCGAGGTCTTCACGATCGGTTCGCGAATGATGAGCACCGAACTCGGTGATCTCAGCGATAGTGTCAACAAGACGTTTTTGAATCTCGCATTCAATACAAAATACGACGATCCTAAGGATCCGGAACAGTTCTTTTACCGCTCCGATCATTTCAATTACGCGAAAAAAGGAATACCGATCATCTTTTACATGGACGGCAGCCACGCGGATTATCATCAGCCGTCTGATTCGGTCGAGAAGATAAATTTCGAATCGATGGAGAAAGTGACCAAGACCATAATGGCGACCGGTTGGACATTGGCGAACACTGCAAAACGTCCGACGGTCGACAAGCCCCTGCCGGCATCCGTGCTTGCTGGGAATTAG
- a CDS encoding nuclear transport factor 2 family protein, which produces MMKITLLPVIICVLSTVAFAQDDRSMVMAVVDQLFAGMKLKSAEQLKGVFTPEAQFIAIDKPLDGKGISTSRVTTGEAFVKMISESKSPDYVEKMINPDVRISGDMATVSGRYTFYVGDKFSHCGTDVFNLVRTVAGWKIAQGAFTLEFQCDRDLKAVDVPKIDANPADVATLDGIIKAFYATITGPKGQPRQWARDRTLYIPDVRFVSMGEQDGKIRAGVLSHQQFVNGNNENFVTNGFTEREINRVTQRFGNIAHVLSTYEYSNDDRSEKGCGVNSIELYWDGTRWWISAASWDDERPNNPIPKEYLPKAKP; this is translated from the coding sequence ATGATGAAAATAACATTGCTGCCCGTGATCATATGCGTGCTATCGACTGTTGCCTTTGCCCAGGATGACCGATCAATGGTGATGGCCGTCGTAGATCAGCTTTTTGCCGGAATGAAGTTGAAGAGCGCTGAGCAGCTCAAAGGCGTCTTCACCCCTGAAGCTCAATTTATAGCGATCGACAAACCGCTCGACGGCAAAGGGATCTCGACGTCGAGGGTGACGACCGGCGAGGCCTTCGTGAAGATGATCTCCGAATCGAAGAGCCCCGATTATGTCGAGAAGATGATTAATCCCGACGTACGGATATCCGGCGATATGGCAACGGTCTCGGGCAGGTATACATTCTACGTCGGCGATAAATTCTCGCATTGCGGGACCGACGTCTTTAATCTCGTTCGCACGGTTGCGGGTTGGAAGATCGCGCAGGGAGCATTCACGCTCGAGTTTCAATGCGATCGTGACCTGAAAGCGGTTGATGTACCAAAGATCGACGCGAATCCGGCTGACGTTGCAACGCTCGACGGCATCATCAAGGCGTTTTACGCGACCATCACTGGCCCAAAGGGACAACCGAGACAATGGGCCAGAGACCGGACGCTGTATATTCCGGATGTCCGTTTTGTCAGCATGGGCGAACAGGACGGTAAGATCCGTGCCGGAGTGTTGAGTCATCAGCAATTCGTCAATGGTAACAACGAGAATTTTGTCACGAACGGCTTTACAGAACGCGAGATCAACCGGGTTACCCAGCGGTTCGGTAATATCGCACATGTCCTTTCGACGTACGAATACTCCAACGACGATAGATCCGAAAAGGGCTGCGGCGTAAACAGCATCGAGCTTTATTGGGACGGAACTCGCTGGTGGATCTCGGCTGCGAGCTGGGATGACGAACGGCCGAATAATCCGATCCCGAAAGAGTATCTGCCCAAAGCGAAACCGTAG
- a CDS encoding amidohydrolase has translation MRVLAAFFILCSIAVSAFGVDMSAEINAATAKVMPQVIEWRRYLHQHPELGNREVETAKYVAERLKKLGIDVKTGVAKTGVVGILKGGQPGPVIGLRADMDGLPVTERVDVPYRSTVKSEYNGQTVGVMHACGHDTHVAMLLGTATVLSGMRDKIKGTVVFIFQPAEEGAPAGETGGASDMVKEGVMDNPKIDAIFGIHINSATEIGKIKYKSGAEMAASDWFSIKIKGVQSHGAYPWQGIDPIAVATQIYTGLQMIVSRQSELPKAPVIITVGKMTAGVRENIIPEEVVMAGTIRTLDTEMQNEVHEKIRRTATKIAESMGATAEVTIDRKTPVTYNTPALVKKMLPSLEKAAGIGNVIDAEWVTGAEDFAFYGEKAPAFFFFVGGMPKGNDPKKAPSHHTPDFLIDDSRLDVGVKAFCNIVFDYTK, from the coding sequence ATGAGAGTGCTTGCTGCTTTTTTTATTCTTTGTTCAATTGCTGTATCGGCCTTCGGAGTCGATATGTCGGCCGAGATCAATGCGGCTACGGCCAAGGTAATGCCGCAGGTCATAGAATGGCGGCGTTATCTGCACCAACATCCTGAACTTGGCAATCGCGAGGTCGAAACCGCCAAATACGTCGCCGAACGCTTGAAAAAGCTTGGCATCGACGTCAAAACGGGCGTCGCAAAGACCGGCGTTGTCGGAATCCTGAAAGGTGGCCAGCCAGGGCCCGTCATTGGCTTGCGAGCCGATATGGACGGCCTGCCGGTGACGGAGCGCGTCGATGTTCCTTACAGATCAACGGTGAAAAGCGAGTATAACGGCCAGACGGTTGGCGTTATGCACGCTTGCGGACATGATACGCACGTAGCGATGCTGCTGGGAACGGCGACAGTTCTTTCCGGCATGAGGGACAAGATCAAGGGAACGGTCGTATTCATCTTTCAACCGGCTGAAGAAGGTGCTCCGGCGGGTGAGACCGGCGGGGCTTCGGATATGGTCAAGGAAGGCGTGATGGACAATCCGAAGATAGACGCGATCTTTGGAATTCATATCAACTCCGCGACCGAGATCGGTAAGATCAAATATAAATCCGGGGCCGAGATGGCGGCGAGCGATTGGTTCAGCATCAAGATAAAGGGCGTGCAATCGCACGGTGCGTATCCGTGGCAGGGAATCGACCCGATAGCGGTGGCGACGCAGATATATACGGGTCTGCAGATGATCGTTTCACGGCAGTCTGAACTTCCGAAAGCTCCGGTGATCATCACGGTAGGCAAGATGACCGCCGGCGTCCGTGAGAACATCATTCCTGAGGAAGTCGTCATGGCGGGAACCATCAGAACGCTTGATACTGAGATGCAGAATGAGGTTCACGAAAAGATCCGCCGAACCGCTACCAAGATAGCGGAAAGCATGGGAGCTACCGCAGAAGTTACGATCGATCGCAAAACTCCGGTAACGTATAACACTCCCGCGCTAGTCAAAAAAATGCTTCCATCACTCGAAAAAGCAGCAGGAATCGGCAATGTTATCGACGCCGAATGGGTGACCGGAGCGGAAGATTTTGCTTTTTATGGCGAAAAGGCTCCCGCGTTCTTTTTCTTTGTGGGGGGAATGCCTAAGGGTAACGATCCGAAAAAAGCGCCGTCGCACCATACGCCCGATTTCCTTATTGATGACAGCCGGTTGGACGTTGGCGTGAAAGCATTCTGTAATATTGTGTTTGATTACACGAAATAG
- the dps gene encoding DNA starvation/stationary phase protection protein Dps, with translation MHNTKIDIAKGKREKIIAILNQRLADASDLKSQAKQAHWNVKGMNFIALHELFDQVATELDTHVDDIAERITTLGGTALGTIRVAAQNSSLAEYPLEITDGAAHVDALSTALADFGKKVRADIDTTDELGDADTADLFTGISRAIDKQLWFVEAHLQS, from the coding sequence ATGCACAATACAAAAATAGACATTGCGAAAGGAAAACGGGAAAAGATAATTGCGATCCTAAATCAGCGGCTCGCGGACGCTTCGGATCTGAAATCACAGGCAAAACAGGCTCATTGGAATGTAAAGGGAATGAACTTCATCGCCCTCCACGAGCTTTTCGATCAGGTCGCAACAGAGCTCGATACGCACGTCGATGATATCGCAGAACGCATCACGACACTCGGCGGAACCGCCCTCGGGACGATCCGAGTGGCCGCTCAGAACTCATCGCTCGCGGAGTATCCGCTTGAGATCACTGACGGTGCTGCCCACGTTGATGCACTTTCGACGGCACTCGCGGATTTCGGCAAAAAAGTTCGAGCCGATATCGATACGACTGACGAACTCGGAGATGCCGACACCGCTGATCTGTTCACGGGTATTTCAAGGGCGATCGACAAACAGCTCTGGTTTGTCGAAGCACATCTGCAAAGCTAA
- a CDS encoding GGDEF domain-containing protein, producing MNDSEITRRDLKPALVFLSGELIAVPIPLEREDVILGRALEADVRVNDTQVSRQHAKVSTVHGDRPSATEYILTDLDSRNGTFLNGRRIRREKLNNGDKITIGETILRFDLLDEIDREYQRQIHRLISHDDLTGLLSSRSFFSELRREAGRATAEDRPFCVLMMDGDNFKSVNDTHGHLTGSKTIEEIGFSIMTNLRTGDAAARFGGDEFAAFLLDADLPQGLIAAERIRASIESYNFSVLRQADTKGTHNITVSIGVSSFPEDSHDPIELVEMADSALYRAKREGRNRVAAYRDITQEEAERPPRPRRD from the coding sequence ATGAACGATTCCGAGATCACCCGCCGCGACCTTAAGCCTGCTTTGGTTTTCCTTAGCGGTGAGCTTATCGCCGTTCCGATCCCGCTGGAACGCGAGGACGTTATTCTCGGCCGGGCTCTCGAAGCAGACGTTCGTGTGAACGATACGCAGGTTTCCCGCCAGCATGCCAAGGTCTCGACAGTTCATGGCGACCGTCCAAGCGCAACGGAATATATTCTGACCGACCTCGATTCTCGAAACGGAACCTTTCTTAACGGCCGCCGGATCCGCCGCGAGAAGCTCAACAATGGCGATAAAATAACGATCGGCGAGACGATACTGAGATTTGACCTGCTTGACGAGATCGATCGCGAATACCAACGCCAGATCCACCGACTGATCTCGCACGACGACCTGACCGGGCTGCTCTCGAGCCGTTCATTCTTCTCCGAACTTCGCCGCGAGGCTGGCCGTGCGACAGCTGAGGATAGGCCATTCTGCGTACTGATGATGGACGGCGACAATTTCAAGAGCGTAAACGACACGCATGGCCATCTGACCGGCAGCAAAACTATAGAAGAGATCGGATTTTCGATCATGACGAACTTGCGAACAGGTGACGCCGCTGCTCGATTCGGCGGAGACGAATTTGCGGCCTTCCTGCTCGATGCGGATCTCCCTCAAGGACTCATCGCGGCGGAAAGAATTCGGGCGAGTATCGAAAGCTATAATTTCAGCGTCCTTCGTCAAGCAGACACTAAGGGAACCCACAATATAACAGTTAGTATAGGCGTCTCGTCGTTCCCCGAAGATTCGCATGACCCGATCGAGCTTGTCGAAATGGCAGATTCTGCCCTGTATCGAGCTAAACGCGAAGGCCGCAACCGCGTCGCCGCATATCGCGACATTACGCAGGAAGAAGCCGAGCGCCCGCCGCGGCCGCGTCGCGACTAA
- a CDS encoding YbaB/EbfC family nucleoid-associated protein, giving the protein MKLPGGMDLQAMMQQAQQMQEQMGRQMKEMVVDAAAGGGAVSVKMRGDFEVLSLTISPDLVKDGDVEMLQDLTVAALNEARRKVEESLKGKLGGMLPPGLM; this is encoded by the coding sequence ATGAAATTACCAGGTGGAATGGACCTCCAGGCGATGATGCAGCAGGCGCAGCAGATGCAGGAGCAGATGGGCCGTCAGATGAAGGAAATGGTTGTCGACGCGGCAGCGGGCGGCGGAGCCGTTTCCGTAAAAATGCGCGGCGATTTTGAAGTATTGTCACTAACGATCTCGCCCGATCTAGTAAAGGACGGTGACGTCGAGATGCTCCAGGACCTGACCGTCGCAGCTCTGAATGAAGCTCGCCGCAAGGTCGAAGAATCGCTAAAAGGAAAACTCGGCGGAATGCTTCCTCCAGGGTTAATGTAA
- the recR gene encoding recombination protein RecR, whose translation MLDYSEPVAKLIDEFKRLPGIGHKSAQRLAFYILRRPQAEVDHFADSLREVKQKIVFCANCNNLTDVDPCLYCANPKRDRSIVCIVEEPYNLVAVEKTRSFRGLYHVLHGTLSPMRGIGPDELMLANLLPRLRPENNEGIEIKEIIVATNPTTEGEATANYIARLLKPLGVLVTRIAMGMPVGSDLEFVDEVTMDRALANRHAI comes from the coding sequence ATGCTCGATTATTCCGAACCCGTCGCTAAACTGATCGACGAATTCAAACGCCTGCCTGGCATTGGACATAAGTCAGCTCAACGGCTGGCTTTTTATATACTGCGCCGGCCACAGGCCGAGGTCGATCATTTTGCCGATTCGCTCCGCGAGGTCAAGCAAAAGATCGTTTTCTGTGCCAATTGCAACAATCTGACAGACGTCGATCCTTGTCTGTATTGTGCTAATCCGAAACGCGACCGTTCGATCGTGTGTATCGTTGAGGAACCGTATAATCTGGTCGCGGTAGAGAAGACCAGGTCATTTCGCGGGCTGTATCATGTTCTGCACGGTACGCTTTCGCCGATGCGCGGCATCGGGCCAGATGAACTCATGCTCGCCAACCTGCTTCCTCGGCTGCGGCCCGAAAATAACGAGGGAATCGAGATCAAAGAGATCATCGTCGCCACCAACCCGACAACCGAAGGCGAAGCGACCGCAAACTACATTGCCCGCCTTCTAAAACCGCTCGGCGTCCTGGTAACAAGGATCGCCATGGGAATGCCGGTCGGCTCCGACCTGGAATTTGTCGATGAAGTAACGATGGACCGAGCCCTCGCGAATCGCCACGCCATTTAA